The Pyrenophora tritici-repentis strain M4 chromosome 10, whole genome shotgun sequence genome contains a region encoding:
- a CDS encoding DUF3295 multi-domain protein, with protein sequence MMKLYPSILTLLLSRQVAGFNLALAAAVPRRDVATHTITKTIVYTEVRKLSPNITYHPGRNAEVARTEQLRKRGKTVNFNSNSTHDSSTDLYNLRVDLASEGYISIYVPSIAVSEFCDSVLKQGGDDTDIQELLLAVYNATNAVKIPVHRRDATSFCRQAQNKDGPKSSNTSGSLTASAIASREASAMSSSRGDTLESTTSSHKLKAFKTSASATDSDSSDISTPTLSNAMADNSVSITDSDDPDTSTSAKKVIHPITSSDATSTTSESATETSSDAIPSSSSNDDIEDASATLDSSSLPSQTLSADDASTDEESSSEDLTATVSPALEADESDVPVESTSSRRKKKVSTSADSDVSTTQAAGDASSEDATSADATATVTQAPEADESDVSAESTSSKKKKTLPTSIDSDTATPQETDDAPSEEAAVETPSTDSSSDDNSTDDSNDSTIAATANILDAADLIPHLTVSSINSWYNVINNYMSSAAATATVDLDVEAPFATADSIDSENGAARRGIRRTVFGNPALTVSWYDYIGSYMRTAAFF encoded by the exons ATGATGAAACTTTATCCAAGCATACTTACCTTGTTGCTCAGCAGGCAAGTTGCAGGTTTCAACTTGGCTCTAGCAGCCGCTGTTCCACGTCGTGATGTTGCGACACACACGATTACCAAGACGATAGTTTACACCGAAGTGCGAAAGCTATCCCCAAACATTACATACCATCCAGGCAGGAATGCTGAAGTCGCAAGAACCGAACAGCTCCGCAAGCGCGGCAAAACTGTCAACTTCAACTCCAACTCCACTCACGACAGCAGCACCGACCTCTACAACCTAAGAGTCGATCTTGCCTCCGAAGGCTACATATCGATCTATGTGCCTAGTATCGCAGTGTCCGAGTTCTGCGATAGCGTACTAAAGCAGGGCGGTGATGATACGGACATACAAGAGCTTCTTCTTGCTGTGTATAATGCTACGAATGCAGTCAAGATACCAGTTCACAGAAGAGATGCTACCAGCTTTTGTAGGCAAGCGCAGAATAAGGACGGGCCGAAGAGCAGTAATACATCTGGTAGCTTGACGGCTTCCGCTATAGCATCTAGAGAGGCATCGGCGATGAGTTCCTCCAGGGGAGATACCTTGGAAAGCACAACATCGTCTCATAAGCTCAAAGCTTTCAAGACTTCAGCTTCGGCGACTGACTCGGACTCTTCCGATATATCCACGCCGACGCTGTCAAATGCCATGGCGGATAACTCAGTATCAATTACGGATTCCGACGATCCCGACACTTCGACATCTGCGAAGAAAGTGATCCATCCTATTACATCTTCAGATGCAACATCAACGACTTCAGAATCTGCAACGGAGACTTCTAGTGACGCCATACCGAGCTCCTCATCAAATGATGACATAGAAGATGCTTCAGCGACCCTAGATTCCTCGTCTTTGCCGTCACAAACTCTATCCGCGGATGATGCCTCCACCGACGAAGAAAGCAGCTCTGAAGACCTAACCGCGACTGTGTCTCCAGCATTGGAAGCTGATGAAAGCGACGTTCCTGTTGAGTCAACTTCGTCCaggaggaagaagaaagTTTCTACATCAGCTGATTCCGATGTCTCTACGACTCAGGCAGCTGGCGACGCTTCTTCAGAAGATGCCACCTCTGCAGACGCAACCGCGACCGTGACTCAAGCCCCGGAAGCAGATGAAAGTGACGTTTCTGCTGAATCAACATCATCCAAGAAAAAGAAGACACTTCCTACGTCAATTGATTCAGACACTGCCACACCTCAAGAAACTGATGACGCTCCATCAGAAGAAGCTGCGGTAGAAACCCCAAGCACGGACTCCAGCTCAGACGATAACAGCACCGACGACTCCAACGACTCTACCATAGCAGCCACTGCCAACATCCTAGACGCAGCTGACCTAATCCCTCACCTAACCGTATCAAGCATAAACTCTTGGTACAATGTAATCAACAACTACATGTCCTCCGCCGCTGCAACTGCAACGGTAGATCTAGACGTCGAAGCTCCATTCGCCACAGCAGATAGCATCGATTCTGAAAACGGGGCTGCCAGAAGAGGGATCCGGAGGACTGTGTTTGGGAACCCAGCCTTGACCGTCTCTTGGTATGACTATATCGGCAGCTACATGCGCACTGCAG CCTTCTTCTAA
- a CDS encoding SerA, Phosphoglycerate dehydrogenase and related dehydrogenase codes for MASSPPIKLAVLDDYHNIAARHFAHIDRSKISVTVFNDTLPSYSHPETTDASRSALVARLQPFTVLSTMRERTPFPAALLRRLPNLKVVLGTGGKFESWDLDTMRLMGIKVCAAPGKGRTDGKGSAQSLRSLPVKQGGGHPTTQHVWALILGLARNIAADDAVVKGKGRPAGWQTELAMGLQGKTLGLVGLGRIGAHVARVAVLAFGMKVICWSTNLTQASADALAHEVGVPVIGGGIASPSEKTFKVVTKKELFSTSDVVSINYVLSSRSLGIIGAQELKAMKPSALLINTSRGPLIDEAALLDTLRKGRIRGAAIDVFDIEPLPADSPWRTENWDEKGKSRVLLTPHMGYVEEGTMTAWYEETAENVERLVEGRELLHRIV; via the coding sequence ATGGCCTCCTCACCGCCTATAAAGCTTGCAGTCCTCGACGACTACCACAACATAGCCGCACGTCACTTTGCCCATATTGACCGCTCGAAAATATCCGTCACCGTTTTCAACGACACACTACCGTCTTACTCGCACCCCGAAACCACCGATGCCTCGCGTTCAGCCCTCGTCGCGCGCCTCCAGCCCTTCACCGTACTCTCCACAATGCGCGAACGTACACCCTTTCCAGCCGCCCTACTCCGGCGACTTCCCAACCTAAAAGTTGTCCTTGGAACAGGCGGAAAGTTTGAAAGCTGGGACTTGGATACGATGCGCTTAATGGGCATCAAAGTATGCGCAGCACCCGGTAAGGGTCGCACAGATGGAAAGGGAAGTGCGCAGTCACTCCGGTCTCTGCCTGTAAAGCAAGGCGGTGGACATCCCACAACCCAACATGTCTGGGCCCTTATCCTCGGCCTTGCGCGCAACATCGCCGCCGACGACGCTGTCGTAAAAGGAAAAGGTAGACCAGCTGGTTGGCAAACCGAACTCGCCATGGGTCTACAAGGTAAAACTCTCGGTCTTGTAGGACTTGGGCGCATAGGCGCACACGTTGCGCGCGTCGCAGTACTCGCATTCGGCATGAAAGTGATATGCTGGAGTACGAATCTCACCCAAGCCAGCGCCGACGCTCTAGCCCATGAAGTGGGTGTGCCTGTTATCGGTGGTGGGATAGCATCCCCGTCGGAAAAAACGTTCAAAGTAGTTACAAAGAAAGAGCTATTCAGTACTTCGGATGTAGTAAGCATAAATTACGTGCTTAGCTCGCGTTCGCTTGGTATCATAGGCGCACAGGAGCTGAAGGCTATGAAGCCGTCTGCCCTTTTGATCAACACGTCTCGTGGCCCGCTCATCGACGAAGCGGCGTTGCTGGATACTTTGAGGAAGGGACGTATACGGGGCGCTGCGATTGATGTCTTTGATATCGAACCGCTTCCTGCAGATAGTCCTTGGCGTACGGAGAACTGGGATGAGAAAGGAAAGAGTAGGGTGCTGCTTACGCCGCATATGGGATACGTGGAGGAGGGAACGATGACAGCGTGGTATGAGGAGACGGCGGAGAACGTGGAGAGATTGGTTGAGGGGAGGGAGCTTTTACACAGGATTGTGTAA
- a CDS encoding HET multi-domain protein: protein MRIYLCQVRERTDGSLYIERNREASTEHDYIAISHVWGSPDTIQAVKVDGIDEPVSLSPGKFDILTILRRPDVCGDTWFWMDLFCLDQTPNATIPMSDQLASIPTIYKRSRCVKVLIESPICRDWTATVAQADTRQTDPDTFEELELHHARKCRLMLFADPWFDRLWTRQEGLYAMKLQTVLLNLKDCPRYRTNLGDIDKWVSEGENADQREAVYTFLYDKLQYHGNIKPDSGTKFQAYLDLAYRGELDMKNYQTISAGEKSLYSPIDSAWRSGRTTTKARDYVLAVFPDLEGYTVPTDARKLSFAELLEDALQQLQHSKHSAKAAAKVTKGTVETNDIADTSIQPFIPATPANITEAYDTFHLLKRLPALDPTPQKPLTCSGENLHVIAQNLTLTTTIPLTKPNLADLVALWESSANITSQLLACPQSSPATATRVLKSEQDLCYRSFALSFCQSTVRKWAVEKNLPHGFVHGVVDADKLTGVTEQQYGVYLARFMGVGVIE from the exons ATGCGTATATACCTATGCCAGGTTCGTGAACGAACAGACGGATCGCTGTATATCGAACGTAACCGCGAGGCTTCAACTGAACATGACTACATCGCCATCTCCCACGTCTGGGGCTCTCCCGACACCATCCAGGCAGTCAAAGTCGACGGAATAGACGAACCAGTTTCCCTCAGCCCAGGGAAATTCGACATCCTAACAATCCTCCGCCGTCCCGATGTATGCGGAGATACCTGGTTCTGGATGGACCTCTTCTGTCTGGATCAAACCCCAAACGCCACCATACCCATGAGTGATCAACTGGCCTCAATTCCCACAATCTATAAGCGCAGTCGTTGCGTCAAGGTCCTCATCGAGTCCCCCATATGTCGCGATTGGACAGCAACGGTAGCACAAGCAGATACACGCCAGACAGACCCAGATACATTTGAAGAACTTGAGCTGCATCATGCGAGAAAGTGCAGACTCATGTTATTTGCAGACCCTTGGTTTGACAGACTGTGGACGAGACAGGAGGGGCTGTACGCGATGAAATTGCAGACTGTACTGCTTAATCTGAAAGACTGCCCACGATATAGAACCAATCTAGGCGACATCGACAAATGGGTGTCGGAAGGGGAAAACGCTGATCAGAGAGAGGCTGTGTACACTTTCTTGTACGATAAACTGCAATATCATGGTAACATCAAACCGGACAGTGGAACGAAATTCCAGGCATATCTGGATCTGGCGTACAGAGGCGAACTAGACATGAAAAACTATCAAACCATCTCGGCTGGGGAAAAGTCGCTGTACTCGCCAATCGACAGCGCTTGGAGGAGTGggaggacgacgacgaaaGCCCGAGACTATGTCCTCGCTGTATTTCCTGATCTGGAAGGATATACCGTCCCGACTGATGCAAGGAAGCTTTCCTTTGCAGAATTACTAGAGGATGCACTACAACAACTCCAGCATTCGAAACATTCAGCCAAGGCAGCAGCGAAAGTTACCAAAGGAACTGTGGAAACAAATGACATAGCTGATACCTCTATACAACCCTTCATCCCCGCCACTCCAGCCAACATCACAGAAGCCTACGACACATTCCACCTCCTCAAGCGCCTCCCCGCCCTCGACCCCACACCCCAAAAACCCCTAACCTGCTCTGGCGAAAACCTGCACGTTATCGCCCAAAACCTCACcctcaccaccaccatccCCCTCACTAAACCCAACCTCGCCGATCTCGTAGCTCTCTGGGAGTCCTCGGCAAACATAACCAGCCAGCTCCTCGCGTGTCCGCAATCCAGCCCCGCCACCGCAACGCGGGTCTTGAAATCCGAACAAGACCTCTGTTACCGCAGTTTCGCCCTCAGCTTCTGCCAGTCGACAGTGCGGAAATGGGCGGTTGAGAAGAACCTGCCGCATGGGTTTGTCCACGGCGTTGTTGATGCTGATAAATTGACGGGCGTTACGGAGCAGCAGTATGGGGTTTATCTAGCGAGGTTTATG GGGGTTGGTGTTATTGAGTAG
- a CDS encoding UvrD, Superfamily I DNA and RNA helicase, whose protein sequence is MEALLEGLNEAQKSAVTSPANVVQVLAPPGSGKTKTLTARVAYHINHERLQPWNIIVCTFTIKAAREMKERIKGFVGDKLEAKLILGTFHSVARRFLYRYGQEIGIDKNFGIADTSDSTSILKRIITRYQYTVEPGHARSRISKLKAKGITADDNTRTAKNVNENEFAMVYSSYQEHLAASNLLDYDDLLMRCVDLLKKSPSCVSTIQAVLIDEYQDTNNIQYELMSLLAQKTKRITIVGDPDQSIYSFRSAEIKNLLRMRTDYPESVVINLENNYRSSGCILSSAMAVIEQDESRPQKALVATHGIGEQPTLRHLISANVEARWIVEEIHRTKTLTAGLLSFNDYAILVRSSPLTLQIERALGQAGIPYRMVAGTKFFDRAEIKIILDYLRVISQPDHNDAVARVINVPSRKVGDVTVKALLEEAEVRKVTLWKLVLDVAQGRRKPQCKVSAQANIGISQFVNVILTSREKLLPAKSDECDLFGLIMHVLNKIAFQSYLKQAHKENWQDRWANVEELINQATQMATAVANGEEISDDALPEVEGLEQRSDTAADLLSKFLANVTLSSAADQDGSELDQVTISTIHAAKGLEWPVVFMPAVYDGSIPHSRAEDQDEERRLLYVGMTRAQGLLYLSCPVKQSGQEQTTLSRFISDRKIQKLFNERGPDLAFKRSTIPDLARILRRNCPTTADIDAARNLLDRPEDDKYPATREELDGDDSTYGAPWDNNNNHKNPGTTYGASKKRKLNNPTSSTTAVHSVPTTMTRTAGFSTASTTMQAIKPGFTSALDLGNLQAMQREAERIRMLAATSPPHPPHPPRKNQNQQSPLALNRTNPVLQAKAQ, encoded by the coding sequence ATGGAAGCTCTGCTCGAGGGCCTCAATGAGGCACAAAAGAGTGCAGTCACAAGCCCTGCAAACGTCGTGCAGGTTCTTGCGCCACCTGGTTCAGGCAAAACGAAAACACTCACAGCACGCGTCGCGTACCACATCAACCATGAGCGATTGCAGCCATGGAACATTATCGTGTGCACCTTTACCATCAAGGCGGCACGAGAAATGAAAGAGAGGATCAAGGGCTTTGTTGGGGACAAGTTGGAGGCCAAGTTGATCTTGGGCACCTTCCACTCGGTCGCGCGTCGCTTCCTGTATCGCTATGGTCAAGAGATTGGAATTGACAAGAATTTTGGAATCGCCGATACCAGCGATAGCACATCCATATTGAAGCGTATCATCACACGCTACCAGTATACTGTTGAGCCCGGCCATGCTCGTTCCCGGATATCCAAATTGAAAGCAAAGGGCATCACGGCTGATGACAACACACGGACGGCCAAGAACGTCAACGAAAATGAATTTGCCATGGTTTATTCTTCTTACCAGGAGCATCTGGCGGCGTCGAATCTTCTTGACTATGACGACCTCCTGATGCGTTGCGTGGACCTCTTGAAGAAGTCGCCATCGTGTGTCTCGACGATACAAGCTGTCCTCATCGACGAGTACCAGGATACCAACAACATCCAGTACGAGTTGATGAGTTTATTGGCTCAAAAGACGAAACGTATCACCATCGTTGGTGACCCGGACCAGAGTATTTACAGCTTCCGCTCTGCTGAGATAAAGAATTTGCTTCGGATGCGTACCGATTACCCAGAGTCGGTGGTGATCAACCTAGAAAACAACTATCGGTCCTCGGGATGTATCCTCAGCTCAGCCATGGCTGTGATTGAGCAGGATGAATCCCGGCCTCAGAAAGCGCTGGTCGCAACACACGGTATAGGCGAACAACCCACCCTTCGCCATCTGATATCGGCGAATGTAGAAGCAAGATGGATAGTGGAGGAAATACACCGGACCAAGACGCTCACAGCTGGACTGCTGAGCTTCAACGATTACGCCATTTTGGTCCGCTCTTCTCCCCTTACTCTGCAAATTGAAAGAGCGCTCGGGCAAGCAGGCATTCCCTATCGCATGGTCGCCGGTACCAAGTTCTTTGATCGCGCGGAGATTAAGATTATACTGGACTATCTTCGTGTGATCAGTCAGCCGGACCACAACGACGCCGTAGCGCGTGTCATCAATGTACCGTCTCGGAAAGTCGGCGACGTGACAGTAAAGGCTCTGCTTGAGGAAGCAGAAGTAAGAAAGGTCACTTTGTGGAAGTTGGTGCTCGATGTGGCACAAGGCCGGAGGAAGCCCCAATGTAAAGTGTCCGCGCAGGCCAATATAGGCATTTCGCAGTTTGTCAACGTCATCCTCACATCCCGTGAGAAGCTTCTGCCTGCCAAGAGCGACGAGTGCGATCTCTTTGGGTTGATAATGCACGTGCTGAATAAGATTGCATTCCAATCTTATCTCAAGCAGGCACACAAGGAGAACTGGCAAGATCGATGGGCAAACGTCGAGGAGCTGATAAATCAGGCAACCCAGATGGCAACCGCCGTCGCCAATGGTGAGGAGATATCAGACGACGCCTTACCAGAGGTGGAGGGCCTCGAACAGCGGAGTGATACCGCGGCTGACCTCTTGTCGAAGTTTTTGGCCAATGTAACACTGTCGAGTGCTGCGGATCAAGACGGTAGCGAACTAGACCAAGTCACCATCTCCACCATTCACGCAGCAAAGGGGTTGGAGTGGCCTGTCGTCTTCATGCCCGCCGTATACGATGGATCTATCCCACACTCCCGCGCCGAAGATCAAGACGAGGAACGGCGTTTATTATACGTCGGCATGACGCGTGCACAGGGTCTGTTATACTTGAGTTGTCCAGTCAAGCAGTCCGGCCAAGAGCAAACGACGCTATCAAGGTTCATTTCCGACCGCAAGATCCAAAAGCTCTTCAACGAACGAGGACCAGATCTAGCCTTCAAACGAAGCACCATCCCAGACCTAGCACGTATACTACGCAGAAACTGCCCTACAACCGCAGACATCGACGCAGCCCGCAATCTCCTCGACCGACCCGAAGACGACAAATACCCAGCAACACGCGAAGAACTCGACGGAGACGACTCAACATACGGCGCCCCCTGGGACAACAATAACAACCACAAGAACCCCGGAACCACCTACGGAGCCTCAAAGAAGCGTAAACTAAACAACCCTACCTCATCCACCACAGCCGTTCATTCAGTCCCAACAACCATGACCCGCACAGCAGGCTTCTCCACCGCCTCAACAACAATGCAAGCCATCAAACCCGGCTTCACCAGCGCCCTCGACCTAGGTAACCTGCAAGCCATGCAACGAGAAGCCGAACGCATCCGCATGCTCGCCGCCACCTCACCCCCTCACCCCCCTCACCCCCCTCGAAAAAACCAGAACCAGCAAAGCCCCCTCGCGCTAAACCGAACAAACCCCGTCCTACAGGCCAAGGCGCAATAA
- a CDS encoding Memo domain containing protein — MVTRSASHAGSWYTDNGQLLSQQLDGWLEAVPNSTTPIGTASSQQGEVTIPTPNARAIIAPHAGFSYSGPAAAWAYKSADWANAKRVFLLGPSHHYYLTGAAITGCDKYRTPLGDLTIDTELVQEIQTEWDLETMSKRTDEDEHSLEMHLPYIYKMLSLKNASFQNDTTSVPLIPIMVGNTDAAAEVHYGSLLAPYLSDPANIFVISSDFCHWGSRFRYTYYQPANGSAATQLRTSSRVPSDYPIHESIAAVDQESMDAVESGSHRQFLDQLRKTGNTVCGRHPIGLFMAAVERAEGLGEGSGKFKFLRYERSSLVEEVKDSSVSYCSAFAVL; from the exons ATGGTTACTCGATCAGCCTCTCACGCCGGCTCCTGGTACACGGATAACGGGCAGCTTCTCTCTCAGCAGCTTGATGGCTGGCTTGAAGCTGTACCCAATTCCACCACACCCATCGGCACTGCCTCTTCACAGCAAGGCGAAGTCACGATACCAACACCAAATGCACGAGCCATCATTGCCCC GCATGCCGGCTTCTCATACTCTGGGCCTGCAGCTGCCTGGGCCTACAAGAGCGCCGACTGGGCAAATGC TAAGCGCGTCTTCTTGCTAGGACCCTCCCACCACTACTATCTCACCGGCGCCGCAATAACCGGCTGCGACAAGTACCGCACCCCTCTCGGCGATCTCACCATAGACACAGAACTAGTACAGGAGATACAGACAGAATGGGACCTAGAAACCATGTCAAAAAGAACAGACGAGGATGAACACAGTTTGGAGATGCATCTACCCTACATCTACAAGATGCTATCGCTAAAGAACGCGAGCTTCCAAAACGACACAACATCCGTCCCCCTCATCCCCATCATGGTAGGAAACACCGACGCAGCCGCTGAAGTCCACTACGGCTCCCTCCTCGCGCCCTACCTCTCCGACCCCGCAAACATCTTCGTCATCTCGTCTGACTTTTGCCACTGGGGCTCCCGCTTCCGCTACACCTACTACCAACCCGCTAATGGATCAGCCGCCACGCAGTTGAGGACCAGCTCGCGCGTACCGAGTGACTATCCCATACACGAGAGTATCGCAGCTGTCGACCAGGAAAGCATGGATGCAGTGGAGAGCGGGTCACACCGGCAGTTCCTGGATCAGCTCAGGAAAACGGGTAATACAGTGTGTGGTCGACATCCTATCGGCCTCTTCATGGCTGCCGTGGAGCGCGCAGAGGGTTTAGGCGAAGGAAGTGGAAAGTTCAAGTTTCTGCGCTATGAAAGGAGTAGTTTGGTGGAGGAGGTCAAGGATAGTAGTGTGTCTTATTGCAGTGCCTTTGCGGTGCTGTAG
- a CDS encoding Pneumo-att-G domain containing protein — protein sequence MTIDIDQEVGRFAALKKKQMQDLMKEKNKDIAAFKDRMRTAGNVTDLVNVYRRYLESQGPEEEGDDSNADDDVGESSKPAAPRHSRTTRASAAAATTTAIDAATDNAGDESESENSMSAQIDVESERSLSRSTFPPNDKVNWPDSFSASEQATVRKYLKKYLSDKPLLYTRKVKQDDIYEAAHDLADGWPLPFGKVTAVAQLAFFDVVCKRNSWKWPYFPSDEAATNDEASSQGEDEGTEGEDAEETAPKQGGKAAGKPRIGHKATSASSGVNGSRKHSSTKIAAMDELSAVEEDEEDEEDENT from the exons ATGACCATAGACATCGACCAGGAGGTTGGGCGGTTTGCAGCCCTCAAGAAGAAGCAAATGCAGGACTTGATGAAGGAGAAGAACAAGGACATTGCCGCGTTCAAGGATCGCATGAGGACCGCAGGCAACGTGACGGACCTTGTCAATGTCTACCGTCGGTATCTCGAAAGTCAAGGACCGGAAGAGGAG GGCGACGACTCGAACGCGGACGATGACGTGGGCGAATCCTCAAAACCCGCGGCACCCAGACATTCACGCACTACCCGCGCCTCTGCAGCTGCAGCTACTACCACCGCCATAGACGCAGCAACCGATAACGCCGGTGACGAAAGCGAAAGCGAAAACAGCATGTCTGCACAGATCGACGTTGAATCTGAGCGAAGTCTCTCCAGGTCGACCTTTCCCCCAAACGACAAGGTCAACTGGCCAGACAGCTTCTCAGCCAGTGAGCAAGCCACAGTACGTAAGTACTTGAAGAAGTACCTCAGCGACAAGCCACTCCTCTACACCCGGAAAGTCAAGCAAGACGACATTTATGAAGCTGCGCACGATTTGGCAGACGGCTGGCCCTTGCCGTTTGGTAAAGTAACGGCTGTGGCTCAGCTGGCCTTCTTCGACGTCGTGTGCAAGCGGAACTCCTGGAAGTGGCCCTATTTCCCATCCGACGAAGCTGCGACCAACGATGAAGCATCGAGCCAAGGTGAAGATGAGGGTACCGAGGGCGAGGACGCGGAAGAGACTGCGCCGAAGCAGGGCGGCAAAGCCGCAGGAAAGC CGCGCATCGGTCACAAAGCCACATCTGCGAGTTCGGGTGTCAATGGATCACGGAAGCACAGCTCGACCAAGATTGCGGCTATGGATGAGCTGTCGGCagtagaagaagatgaggaagatgaggaagatgagAACACGTAG
- a CDS encoding metalloproteinase 6, with translation MKSLYAFLVAIAASTMAATSPLTRQATQESPINFKLSSVGNSQIKVTITNKNQDTGYNLVKVNTLLDDDHVHKLTITNEGTSVNFTGFSVTYLYDQLDEESFFPLFAGQTREVVVDVAEGYWVHNTTTSVQEIVAKGQFYYAPLNSTDIQGSFEYMSNTLSVDIDQAEATTIFKNFLSAKITKRVNISPTCEGKELETLRESLKDCTTFAHAAAKDAKDGVTGLYLKYFYKMDWAEVQGRLQAIGDHCTSLGVLDAVLYCRDPFGGAGRCNTKGVAAFARDKEEAIVFCPAFFDLPAIRYSCNGFTSQSRAGVIIHEMTHMGLVYWPICSDYAYGTAKSQKLSPDYAASNADSHALYAMDLKVGCK, from the coding sequence ATGAAAAGCCTCTACGCTTTCCTAGTGGCTATAGCAGCTAGTACGATGGCAGCTACTTCCCCCTTGACGAGGCAAGCGACACAGGAGTCTCCCATCAACTTCAAACTCTCCTCTGTCGGCAACTCGCAAATCAAGGTCACTATAACCAACAAAAACCAGGACACTGGATACAATCTAGTCAAAGTCAACACCCTCCTGGATGACGACCATGTCCACAAGTTGACTATCACGAACGAGGGCACTAGCGTCAACTTTACCGGCTTCTCAGTCACATACCTCTACGATCAACTCGAtgaggagagtttctttcccCTCTTCGCAGGACAGACGCGAGAAGTCGTGGTAGACGTGGCCGAGGGTTACTGGGTCCACAACACGACTACTTCGGTCCAGGAAATCGTCGCAAAGGGACAATTCTACTACGCACCACTTAATTCGACAGATATCCAAGGCAGCTTCGAGTACATGAGTAATACTCTCTCTGTCGACATCGACCAGGCTGAAGCGACAACCATCTTCAAAAACTTCCTATCGGCAAAGATCACAAAGCGGGTCAACATCAGTCCGACATGCGAGGGAAAAGAGTTGGAAACATTAAGAGAGTCCCTTAAAGATTGCACAACCTTTGCACATGCCGCTGCCAAGGACGCCAAGGACGGTGTGACGGGTCTCTATTTGAAGTACTTTTACAAAATGGACTGGGCCGAGGTTCAGGGCCGCCTCCAAGCCATCGGCGATCATTGTACTAGTCTCGGCGTGCTCGATGCTGTGCTCTACTGCAGGGATCCCTTTGGCGGCGCCGGTAGATGCAACACCAAAGGCGTGGCGGCCTTTGCTCGAGACAAGGAAGAGGCTATTGTCTTCTGTCCCGCTTTCTTTGACCTCCCTGCTATTCGATACTCATGCAATGGATTCACGTCGCAAAGCCGCGCTGGCGTTATCATCCATGAAATGACGCACATGGGCCTTGTGTACTGGCCCATATGTAGCGACTATGCGTATGGCACGGCCAAGTCTCAGAAACTCAGCCCGGATTATGCTGCTTCCAATGCTGATAGCCACGCTTTGTATGCCATGGATCTGAAGGTCGGCTGTAAATAA